The Archocentrus centrarchus isolate MPI-CPG fArcCen1 chromosome 7, fArcCen1, whole genome shotgun sequence genome window below encodes:
- the rarga gene encoding retinoic acid receptor gamma-A isoform X2, translating into MFDCMEALGMGPRQLYDVTSRGACMLRKANPFFAGLDPFAWTGSASVQSVETQSSSSEEMVPSSPSPPPPPRVYKPCFVCQDKSSGYHYGVSSCEGCKGFFRRSIQKNMVYTCHRDKNCQINKVTRNRCQYCRLQKCFEVGMSKEAVRNDRNKKKKDVKEEVVLPESYELSGELEELVNKVSKAHQETFPSLCQLGKYTTNSSSDHRVQLDLGLWDKFSELSTKCIIKIVEFAKRLPGFTSLTIADQITLLKSACLDILMLRICTRYTPEQDTMTFSDGLTLNRTQMHNAGFGPLTDLVFAFAGQLLPLEMDDTETGLLSAICLICGDRMDLEEPQKVDKLQEPLLEALKIYARRRRPNKPHMFPRMLMKITDLRGISTKGAERAITLKMEIPGPMPPLIREMLENPEAFDDQTECNESPPPPPPAQPAAAPPALVLKQEAEDEDDSWANENGSEPSPEEEDEDDDDEAGDEERDRGSDSDGEPWGF; encoded by the exons cggtggagacccaGAGCAGCAGTTCAGAGGAGATGGTACCCAGTTCTCCGTCTCCACCTCCCCCACCTCGTGTCTACAAGCCCTGCTTTGTGTGCCAAGACAAGTCCTCAGGGTACCACTACGGGGTCAGCTCATGTGAAGGCTGCAAG GGTTTCTTCCGTCGCAGTATTCAGAAGAACATGGTGTACACCTGCCACCGAGATAAAAACTGTCAGATTAACAAGGTCACACGCAACCGGTGCCAGTACTGCAGGCTGCAGAAGTGCTTCGAGGTTGGCATGTCCAAGGAAG CGGTGCGCAATGacagaaacaagaagaagaaggatgtgAAGGAGGAGGTTGTGCTTCCAGAGAGCTATGAACTAAGTGGAGAGCTAGAGGAGCTAGTCAACAAAGTCAGCAAGGCTCACCAAGAAACCTTCCCGTCACTTTGCCAGCTGGGCAAATACACCACC aacTCCAGCTCAGACCATCGGGTCCAGCTTGATCTAGGGCTATGGGACAAGTTTAGCGAGCTCTCCACCAAATGCATCATCAAGATAGTAGAATTTGCCAAGCGGTTGCCAGGTTTCACCAGCCTCACCATCGCAGACCAAATCACTCTGCTTAAGTCCGCCTGTCTGGACATATTG ATGCTGAGAATCTGCACACGCTACACCCCGGAACAGGACACTATGACGTTCTCCGATGGCCTGACTCTGAACCGGACTCAGATGCACAATGCGGGCTTCGGACCACTTACAGACCTGGTTTTTGCCTTTGCAGGCCAACTTCTACCCCTGGAGATGGATGACACAGAAACCGGCCTCCTCAGCGCCATCTGCCTCATCTGTGGAG ACCGCATGGATTTAGAAGAGCCCCAGAAAGTGGATAAACTACAGGAGCCTCTACTTGAGGCTCTGAAGATCTATGCCCGTCGCCGCCGCCCCAACAAGCCCCACATGTTCCCACGCATGCTGATGAAGATTACTGACCTCAGGGGCATCAGTACGAAGG GTGCAGAAAGAGCTATCACTCTGAAGATGGAGATCCCAGGGCCAATGCCTCCATTGATCAGGGAAATGCTCGAGAACCCGGAGGCCTTTGACGACCAAACAGAGTGCAACGAGAGCCCACCGCCTCCACCACCAGCACAACCTGCGGCTGCACCTCCAGCCCTGGTCCTAAAGCAGGAggctgaggatgaggatgacagCTGGGCCAATGAAAACGGCAGTGAGCCGTCACCAGAAGAGGAGGACGAAGACGACGACGACGAGGCGGGAGATGAAGAGCGAGACAGGGGCTCGGACAGTGACGGGGAACCCTGGGGGTTTTAG